The sequence below is a genomic window from Desulfomicrobium macestii.
CAGAGCTTTATTTTTCAATTGAGCCTCCAGAACCAGACGGGATTTGCCGTCCAATAAGCATCTTCATCATATGGAGCGCCATTTTCCCAAAGGCCGATGTGTCCCTGGCCTGAGAATGTCGGGATATTCATGTAGCAGATCACGCCATCCCCGCATGGGTTTCCCACGGAACCCGCCCAGCTTTGGTCCGGCACGCCCCACGAATTTCTCAACACTGCCGCCAGATCCTGCGCTCCGGTTACGAGATATTTGCCAAGTGCCTTTTTTCCATGGATTTTGAAGACACTCTCCATGCCAGGGTCCGCTTCGATCAAGGCCAGACTCATGCGGATTGCGCATGTGTTTTGATAGATCGACGAAATGGATTGTCTGTAATGCCTCTTCACTGATGCAAAACTTGGTCGCGCCATCGTTTCTGCCTCCGG
It includes:
- a CDS encoding T6SS effector amidase Tae4 family protein, which encodes MARPSFASVKRHYRQSISSIYQNTCAIRMSLALIEADPGMESVFKIHGKKALGKYLVTGAQDLAAVLRNSWGVPDQSWAGSVGNPCGDGVICYMNIPTFSGQGHIGLWENGAPYDEDAYWTANPVWFWRLN